The genome window caataataaaacactaAACTTGAGAGTTAAATTTATCAACGACGCCTATCTCCTTTACTTCTACAAGTATTTACCAACAACACAAAAGTTTAATTTCTGATTAGAGTGCAGTTATCACGCTGTTTTCTAGATTacttttgattaaaaataagGTCAAGAAACTCGCGATTTTCACCAGTGAAAACTGAAAAGTGGGATTTTAAACTTGTCCAGTCAAAACTCGCAGATCGATCGTATACCGCGCTTTTTGTGCATCACACACCGAATCTCTCCAAAGGATAACAGATTGTCTGGTGTGTGTGTCATCAGTATCACAAAGAAATGAACAAACTACTAGTTTTGTTCCTGCTGGTGACATCATGTTCAGCATCAGAGTCAACTGTCAACAGACCGCACATTGTATTTATCTTAGCCGATGATTTGGTATGTACAGTTATTCGATTcagatgtatttatttatcttcCACACTTGCAGGGGTGGAATGACGTCGGTTTCCACGGATCGGGTCAAATTCCGACCCCTAACATCGACGCTCTAGCGTACTCAGGTCTGATCATGAACAACTACTACGTCACAGCAATTTGTACTCCTTCTAGGAGTGCCCTAATGACCGGAAAATACCCCATTCATACTGGAATGCAACACACCGTATTGTACGGAGCTGAGGCTAGAGGATTACCACTCGCAGAAAAACTCTTACCTGAATATTTGAAAGAACTGGGATACACTAACAGAATCGTGGGCAAATGGCACTTAGGATCGTACACAAAAGAGTACACCCCGACCTATCGAGGATTTGATTCGCATTTAGGTGAAGAGTGAAAAGTTTCGaatcaaaatgaaaactcaATTTTGTAGGTTACTGGACTGGCCATCAAGACTACTTTGACCACACAGCTGTGGAGGCTCCTGGTTGGGGTCTCGACATGAGACGTAACATGGATGTGGCGTATGATCTCCACGGAAGTTACTCTACGGATGTATTTGCAAAAGAAGCAGTGAACGTTATTAACAGTCACAACTCGAGTACTCCTCTGTTCTTGTATTTGGCTCATGCTGCAGTACATTCCGGCAATCCGTATAACCCTCTACCCGCCCCTGATGAGACTGTCGAGAAGTTTGATTATATTACGGATTACAAAAGACAAAGATTTGCGGCGATGATGTCCAAATTAGACGATTCAGTCGGTGCTGTTGTGAATGCGCTTGCCGAAAGAAACATGTTGGAAAATTCGGTAATCATATTCTCGACCGATAATGGAGGTGCTGCGGCAGGATTCAACTTGAACGCCGCTTCCAATTATCCTTTGAGAGGAGTGAAGAACACTCTGTGGGAGGGTGGAGTGCGAGGAGCCGGTTTGTTGTGGAGTCCACTCATCAAACAACCTCAACGAGTGGCCAGGCAATTTATGCACATCAGTGACTGGTTGCCAACACTTCTGAGTATTGCTGGAGGAAATGTAAGGtgtgtaaataaaatgttcCACTGCAACCTTTGCGTAACACACACTGTGTCATCAAATGATTTCATTTCTTTTCTATCTAAATAAATCTGATCCGTTTATTTAGTCAATTGGAGAATATTGATGGAGTAGACCAATGGCAGTCCTTGTCGGAAGACTTAGCCTCGACCCGGACTGCGATTTTGCACAACATCGACGACATTTACGGCAATGCTGCGTTGACTGTTGGTACATGGAAACTAGTAAAAGGTTACCATTTCATCTCGGTTTAAAAAACGTGCAAATTATCTTACTTGCAGGAACGACGTACAATGGGACGTGGGACAACTGGTACGGGCCGTCTGGACGAGACTACGACTATAACGCCACTCTGGTCATAGATTCTGTGACCGGACAAGCATTAAAGTCAATTAATATATCTTTGACTCCAGAAATGATAGAAGTATTACGTAACTTTTCGAAAATAAATTGTTCGAATAGCAACATAAGAGACGTTACATGCAAGCCGCTTGAGGCATCCTGTTTGTTCAATATTGCTGAAGATCCTTGTGAAATGAACAATCTTGCCGACGAGTTAGTGCTGTGAAATTTCTTACTGATGATGAAATAATTGTGGTTTTGTAGTTATCCCGAGATTTTGAAAAGCCTAGAGGAAACTCTAATCAAATTCAATAACACGGCTGTATTGCCTGGAAATTTACCACTTGACCCCAGAGGAGATCCCAAATATTGGAATTACACTTGGACCAATTTTGGCGATTATATAAACGAGCACagtttccatttttaaattaaacactgACAATTTTCTCTTTCTATTAATTTCTGTGATTTGATTTTCTAAACGTATTAGGGTAATCAGCAGGATTATATTCCACGAAACGTAGGTCGTATGCGATTATACAGGGAGACTTTGAAAGGATTGAGCCAACAATCcttatacggtgcgatcaacaatgGGAGTATTTCTTGTTGCATATACccgtttcaatttaaatttcgaaatttttgccgaaactcggccaaacaggcaacagcgttattgaaaacatcattacgaaagtaagattaatcttttatgttctgaagtaaaaaccatttttgcgttaaaatttgattcatagtgacagttgtttgacgtttattagctgagttagcaaagatacgaaaaatctgacactgtcaaagtcatagccgacccttatctaagtaattgttgatcgcaccgtacaaatgttgatatttttcgagaaaaaggggctaaaagtttttcaaaaaaagtttgggaatcactgaattttatgaaaaattggataaaaacaatcatagtagacttttttgttgtaatttaattcaaaattaagtcactttgacaagaacctcaatcttaacctcaatttaaatcacaaatgacTTTTACCAACCTGGAGAAAATCGACATGGTTTTGATCTATGGCCAAGCACGTGGACCAATACCATTGCCATCTAGAACACAAAGCCTTAAGgcagcaattgtttttgatcgtgacgtcacagtaaagGCTTCATCGAAAAATGCATTAAACctccagaatttaataaaaatagtaaaatttttggttagcactcttttttttagtagaacgaagtgtttaggctttacaattactgccttgtggagtaaaatgccattaatgacgcgaaaattgtcatttacaagtgaagttaagtttgtgtatttattgtttttgcgtaatttttactttgtaaatcatttaaataagaccaaatcacaacaaatgcttcttacatcttaattatatgtgtagcaaatatagtttaaACTAAATTGCCCTTACAACGACTTGTAATCACGAAAATGTTGATAGGGTATAAAAAGACTTCCCAGGTTTCAACGTCTCTTGCGACGTTCGATGAACAGTAAATACTCTGGTACATATCAACTGAAACTATTATATACACTTGCCACCAAGCTTTTACTTATCTCATAATTTTCcataagaatgattaaaacaccgtatttgatactttcGGAAAgtgtaaacaaatgtcaaattttgacgtttggccttcctcgtgacgtcacacgctGTCTGGCTTAAGACCTGGAGTTCGAGATGGCAATGCCAATACCCAATATATATCTTTAGTCTGTACCGTGAACATTGAGAGCTAGCATGGCAAATCTACGGTGAAACGTTTCCTCAAAGGATACTTCTCAATGCAAgaacctttgtaaacgttgtgcagcatcttcgcaGTTTCGGACGTTTCTAAATGAATAAGTGTGATCTTGGATGGATCTTGGCTGCCAACGAGAAGatcgcattttagttgcagaagaaTTGCAATTTCTTcacgaaattaaaaatcagcCACGAACAAGTACTCGGAGTTTTGCAAATCACctgttttttagtttctcaGTTTGTAGTTTGGCTGCGAGTTCAAGAAGTCGttcaggaaattcataaaaacAGAAGCATTTTAAATCGAGTTCGGCTTTATTGCGCACGTCGTGCTGAAGCTTTTATTGCAAAGAATAGCAGGcattttgagcaacttctttgatgtttcCTTTTATGCTTTTACTCACAATTACAATCTTTTTACTTTTCTGAATAAGTTGCAGGCACTATTTTATCATCGCTTTACAAGTCTTATCAGTTATCACAGATTCATaatgaaacacaaaaaaatttaatgataaaCATCAAACATAGCCTCGAATAACAGAAAAACCTGACATTTTAGGTTGGTCGTACGTCAAAACtgcccgccaaatttgaaCTTTTTCAGCGATTCTCAAACAAACAGATTCCTTTGATTCtcttgtaaaccattaacatttgtataaggcaagttgggttattttgacttttgtaaCACGTACTAcggcgtgatcaagaatgatgaatctgttggtaacaatgaaaatttgaatgattttggtaccactgtaatctaaacgcatttccggttgtcagctttatCAGTGATGACAGGcagatttgaaatttaccatcaaagtttcatttttatgatatgtagagatattttcatatttgatggcggaaacaaaagactgagaaatgtcacaaatttgtattgtcagtgtcaaatttctcaaagacgttcgtgatttcgatagaaatgcagcaaattggcaataagaaagttattcatcgtcgaactagagaaataatttgtaatacgtttgattatatgagaataactttttctTTAGAACCACTGACAAACATTGGCTTCcttggaatttattttttcagtctatttagcgaaaatttaaatttacctagacattcctttttacggcgtttatgagaaatttgacactaacaatacaattttgtgacatttctcagtcttttgtttccgccaccaaatatgaaaatacctctagtTTAGTAATTTGCataaatggtttttacacattacattttcaacatttattGTATATTGGCTGTCTTCCTTATCACCtaaccgacataacctaattttttttatttgtcgtaTTAAGTTAAAAGagccggtcagtgccaattacgagacgaaaaaacaccaatatttttcaatcgtttcaattccaacagactcagtcattgttgagtAATATTTATCACGCTGTAAagctggttgcaaaaaaaacgggaactgtcagaataaaattgacacatttttacaattttttcatagtgaaaccttcttacgagagataggttagaattatttgacaggtattgtcaagtagacaattaattgacaaatggacaaaaccaaatttacattaggaaaattttcatttcccgttttttttgcaaacaacTGTACCTCAGGTTCAAattctgcacaactttcaaaatcagactTGTAAAGTTCTTCTAGAGATAAGTGAGAACAGagtcaattgttttattgcgCCCTAACAGCTGGGTATCAATCCCTAACCATTTTACCAAGGATAACTACAACCATAAAATAATTGACTTTGTTCTCACTTATTTCTAGAAGCTCTATGTATACTATAGCCGGAACGTtatagatgtggattggggacttgtcgttaagttggcactaccaagAAAAGTAACGTAACGCTTATAAcgtatttggaatttatgacagatttctcAATAAAGTACagtcaatcataagt of Tenebrio molitor chromosome 6, icTenMoli1.1, whole genome shotgun sequence contains these proteins:
- the LOC138133214 gene encoding arylsulfatase B-like codes for the protein MNKLLVLFLLVTSCSASESTVNRPHIVFILADDLGWNDVGFHGSGQIPTPNIDALAYSGLIMNNYYVTAICTPSRSALMTGKYPIHTGMQHTVLYGAEARGLPLAEKLLPEYLKELGYTNRIVGKWHLGSYTKEYTPTYRGFDSHLGYWTGHQDYFDHTAVEAPGWGLDMRRNMDVAYDLHGSYSTDVFAKEAVNVINSHNSSTPLFLYLAHAAVHSGNPYNPLPAPDETVEKFDYITDYKRQRFAAMMSKLDDSVGAVVNALAERNMLENSVIIFSTDNGGAAAGFNLNAASNYPLRGVKNTLWEGGVRGAGLLWSPLIKQPQRVARQFMHISDWLPTLLSIAGGNVSQLENIDGVDQWQSLSEDLASTRTAILHNIDDIYGNAALTVGTWKLVKGTTYNGTWDNWYGPSGRDYDYNATLVIDSVTGQALKSINISLTPEMIEVLRNFSKINCSNSNIRDVTCKPLEASCLFNIAEDPCEMNNLADDYPEILKSLEETLIKFNNTAVLPGNLPLDPRGDPKYWNYTWTNFGDYINEHSFHF